One genomic segment of Drosophila melanogaster chromosome 3L includes these proteins:
- the CG33791 gene encoding uncharacterized protein, isoform C → MNQCRLRSLARIRRSLTLGLRGTDQHVLARQALRTIQTTSQRRGVHDLDSFANGCSAAYIEGLYNKWKRNPSSVDESWNELFSSNDWSSPKRSPLQVSHSRKYRRPPVERIAVKARSGERTASGGASAAPAAPPSDWKNIDDHHVIQAIIRAYQSRGHLAADLDPLGIVGPKKRTSVDGTQRHAAREVLRQHFSYIFNDLNTVFKLPSSTMIGGDQEFLSLKEILDRLERIYCGHIGVEYMQITSLTKTNWLRDRFEKPGGLDLTKEEKKLILERLTRSTGFENFLAKKFSSEKRFGLEGCDIMIPAIKEVVDRATDHGVESILIGMAHRGRLNVLANICRKPISDILSQFHGLQATDSGSGDVKYHLGVFQERLNRQTNRMVRITVVANPSHLEHVNPVLLGKARAEMFQRGDTCGSTVMPIIIHGDASFSGQGVVYESMHLSDLPNYTTYGTIHIVSNNQVGFTTDPRFSRSSRYCTDVAKVVNAPILHVNADDPEACIQCARIAIDYRTRFKKDVVIDIVGYRRNGHNEADEPMFTQPLMYQRIKKLKPCLQLYADKLIKEGVVTDSEFKAMVSSYEKICEDAWAKSKTIKTIKYSSWIDSPWPGFFEGRDRLKLCPTGISTDTLKTIGNMFSTPPPPEHKFETHKGILRILAQRTQMVQDKVADWSLGEAFAFGSLLKEGIHVRLSGQDVERGTFSHRHHVLHHQSEDKVVYNSLDHLYPDQAPYSVSNSSLSECAVLGFEHGYSMASPNALVMWEGQFGDFCNTAQCIIDTFIASGETKWVRQSGVVMLLPHSMEGMGPEHSSGRIERFLQMSDDDPDVYPDTCDADFVARQLMNVNWIVTNLSTPANLFHCLRRQVKMGFRKPLINFSPKSLLRHPLARSPFKDFNECSCFQRIIPDKGPAGKQPDCVQKLVFCSGKVYYDLVKERDDHEQVETVALVRVEQLCPFPYDLISQQLELYPKAELLWAQEEHKNMGAWSYVQPRFDTALLKNENESRCVSYHGRPPSASPATGNKVQHYNEYKALITSIFGELTPENKKRIEDRIKKQQAKAKADAQSKPSTKPPAAPPKGGSSPPPGPAPRKPLISLPSRPPRGGKQRSGSAPAPNLVDEDSAARNREPDASAYDGASPSAWKRSGSAPAPSVVPRASASRSPSRKSPSPSHDGISPSTRQESLSKKKSGSAPAPTPTSRGPFRTAPSNTEFIKRRPAKDYGSRNETQSTPGESELDPTKPQP, encoded by the exons ATGAACCAATGTCGTCTGAGGAGCCTGGCGCGGATCAGGAGGAGCCTGACACTGGGTTTGCGGGGAACTGACCAACACGTCCTCGCCCGTCAAGCCCTCCGCACCATTCAAACGACCTCACAGCGGCGAGGTGTCCATGATCTGGACTCCTTCGCCAATGGATGCAGTGCCGCCTACATCGAGGGACTCTACAACAAGTGGAAGCGCAATCCCAGTTCCGTAGATGAG TCCTGGAACGAGCTCTTCAGCAGCAACGATTGGTCCAGCCCCAAGAGAAGTCCTCTTCAGGTTTCGCACTCCCGGAAGTACAGACGTCCTCCGGTTGAAAGGATAGCTGTGAAGGCTCGGTCGGGCGAAAGGACGGCTTCCGGTGGCGCATCTGCAGCTCCAGCCGCACCTCCCAGCGACTGGAAGAACATTGATGACCACCACGTGATCCAGGCCATCATCCGTGCCTATCAATCGCGCGGTCACTTGGCCGCCGATCTGGATCCCTTGGGTATTGTTGGTCCGAAGAAGCGTACGTCGGTGGATGGCACCCAGCGACATGCCGCCAGGGAGGTGCTCCGCCAGCACTTCTCCTATATATTTA ATGACCTCAATACCGTGTTCAAGTTGCCCTCATCCACAATGATAGGCGGTGATCAGGAATTTCTGTCACTAAA AGAGATCCTGGATCGCTTGGAGCGCATCTATTGCGGCCACATTGGAGTGGAGTACATGCAGATCACGTCGTTGACAAAGACCAACTGGCTTCGCGACCGTTTCGAGAAGCCTGGAGGCCTGGACTTGACCAAGGAGGAAAAGAAGCTCATCCTAGAGCGTCTCACTCGCTCGACGGGATTCGAAAACTTCCTGGCGAAAAAGTTCTCGTCGGAGAAGCGTTTCGGACTGGAGGGATGCGACATTATGATACCCGCTATAAAGGAGGTGGTTGACCGGGCCACGGACCATGGCGTGGAGTCAATTTTAATAG GAATGGCGCATCGAGGGCGCCTCAATGTCCTCGCCAACATCTGTCGCAAGCCCATTTCGGACATCCTGTCTCAGTTCCACGGCTTGCAGGCCACCGATTCCGGATCTGGCGACGTTAAGTACCATCTGGGCGTGTTTCAAGAGCGGCTCAACCGACAGACAAACCGCATGGTGCGCATCACCGTGGTGGCGAATCCCTCTCACTTGGAGCACGTCAACCCGGTGCTCCTGGGTAAGGCCCGAGCGGAGATGTTCCAACGGGGCGACACATGTGGCAGCACGGTGATGCCCATCATTATCCACGGAGATGCCTCCTTTTCCGGTCAGGGCGTGGTCTACGAATCAATGCATCTGTCCGACTTGCCCAACTACACCACCTACGGCACCATTCACATTGTGTCCAACAACCAGGTGGGCTTCACGACAGATCCGCGTTTCTCCCGCTCCTCGCGCTACTGCACGGACGTTGCCAAGGTGGTGAATGCTCCGATACTGCACGTGAATGCGGACGATCCGGAGGCGTGCATCCAGTGCGCTCGCATTGCCATCGACTATCGGACACGATTCAAGAAGGATGTGGTCATCGACATAGTTGGCTACCGACGCAACGGGCACAATGAGGCGGATGAACCCATGTTCACCCAGCCGCTGATGTACCAGCGCATAAAAAAACTGAAGCCATGCCTCCAGCTCTACGCCGATAAGTTGATCAAGGAGGGAGTCGTCACGGATAGCGAGTTCAAGGCAATGGTGTCAAGCTACGAAAAGATCTGCGAGGACGCTTGGGCCAAGTCCAAGACCATCAAGACCATAAAG TATTCCTCTTGGATCGACTCTCCCTGGCCAGGATTCTTCGAGGGTCGCGATCGCCTGAAACTGTGCCCCACTGGCATCAGCACGGACACCCTGAAGACGATTGGCAACATGTTCTCGACTCCTCCGCCGCCGGAGCACAAGTTCGAGACACACAA GGGCATCCTTCGCATACTGGCCCAGCGCACGCAGATGGTGCAGGACAAAGTGGCTGACTGGTCGCTGGGCGAGGCCTTCGCCTTCGGCTCGCTCCTTAAGGAGGGCATCCACGTTCGACTATCCGGCCAAGATGTGGAGCGCGGCACCTTTTCGCACCGGCACCACGTCCTGCACCACCAGTCGGAGGACAAGGTGGTGTACAACTCACTGGACCACCTCTATCCCGACCAGGCGCCCTACTCCGTCTCCAACAGCTCCCTGTCGGAGTGTGCGGTCCTTGGCTTCGAGCACGGCTACTCCATGGCCAGTCCCAATGCTCTGGTCATGTGGGAAGGCCAGTTTGGGGACTTCTGCAACACGGCGCAGTGCATCATCGACACGTTCATAGCCAGCGGCGAAACCAAGTGGGTGCGCCAGTCCGGAGTCGTCATGTTGCTGCCACACAGCATGGAGGGCATGGGCCCGGAGCACTCTTCCGGCCGCATTGAGCGCTTCCTGCAGATGAGCGACGACGATCCGGACGTCTATCCGGATACCTGCGACGCTGACTTTGTGGCTCGCCAGCTAATGAATGTCAACTGGATTGTGACGAATCTCTCCACGCCCGCAAATCTGTTCCACTGCCTGCGCCGCCAGGTGAAGATGGGCTTCCGGAAGCCGCTGATTAACTTCTCGCCCAAGTCACTGCTCCGCCATCCGCTGGCGCGAAGTCCCTTCAAGGACTTCAACGAGTGCAGTTGCTTCCAGCGCATCATTCCCGACAAAGGACCCGCCGGCAAGCAGCCCGACTGCGTCCAGAAGCTGGTCTTCTGCTCGGGAAAGGTCTACTACGATCTCGTCAAGGAGCGCGACGATCACGAGCAGGTGGAGACGGTGGCCCTGGTGAGGGTGGAACAG CTCTGTCCCTTCCCCTACGACCTGATCAgccagcagctggagctgTATCCCAAGGCGGAGCTGCTGTGGGCCCAGGAGGAGCACAAGAACATGGGCGCCTGGTCTTACGTGCAGCCGCGTTTCGACACGGCGCTCCTCAAGAACGAAAACGAATC GCGCTGCGTGTCCTATCACGGACGACCGCCCAGCGCCTCGCCAGCGACGGGCAACAAGGTGCAGCACTACAACGAGTACAAGGCCCTGATCACAAGCATCTTCGGAGAGCTGACGCCGGAGAACAAGAAGCGAATCGAGGATCGGATCAAGAAGCAGCAGGCAAAGGCCAAGGCGGATGCGCAATCGAAACCCAGTACTAAGCCACCAGCCGCTCCACCAAAGGGCGGTTCGTCGCCGCCACCAG GTCCAGCACCCCGTAAGCCACTGATCAGTCTGCCAAGTAGACCTCCAAGGGGTGGAAAGCAGCGGTCCGGCTCGGCTCCAGCTCCTAATCTGGTTGATGAAGATTCAGCTGCTCGAAATAGGGAACCAGATGCTTCTGCATATGATGGCGCATCACCGTCAGCTTGGAAGAGATCGGGCTCTGCTCCAGCACCGAGTGTAGTTCCCAGGGCATCGGCCTCCCGCAGTCCGTCTAGAAAGTCACCTTCACCCTCTCACGACGGCATATCTCCTTCTACAAGACAAGAATCCTTAAGCAAAAAGAAATCAGGGTCGGCTCCAGCTCCGACGCCAACTTCTCGTGGACCATTCCGGACTGCGCCCTCCAATACAGAATTCATAAAGCGCAGACCTGCTAAAGATTACGGCAGTAGAAATGAAACCCAAAGCACTCCCGGGGAGTCGGAACTGGACCCAACAAAACCACAGCCCTAG
- the CG33791 gene encoding uncharacterized protein, isoform B has translation MNQCRLRSLARIRRSLTLGLRGTDQHVLARQALRTIQTTSQRRGVHDLDSFANGCSAAYIEGLYNKWKRNPSSVDESWNELFSSNDWSSPKRSPLQVSHSRKYRRPPVERIAVKARSGERTASGGASAAPAAPPSDWKNIDDHHVIQAIIRAYQSRGHLAADLDPLGIVGPKKRTSVDGTQRHAAREVLRQHFSYIFNDLNTVFKLPSSTMIGGDQEFLSLKEILDRLERIYCGHIGVEYMQITSLTKTNWLRDRFEKPGGLDLTKEEKKLILERLTRSTGFENFLAKKFSSEKRFGLEGCDIMIPAIKEVVDRATDHGVESILIGMAHRGRLNVLANICRKPISDILSQFHGLQATDSGSGDVKYHLGVFQERLNRQTNRMVRITVVANPSHLEHVNPVLLGKARAEMFQRGDTCGSTVMPIIIHGDASFSGQGVVYESMHLSDLPNYTTYGTIHIVSNNQVGFTTDPRFSRSSRYCTDVAKVVNAPILHVNADDPEACIQCARIAIDYRTRFKKDVVIDIVGYRRNGHNEADEPMFTQPLMYQRIKKLKPCLQLYADKLIKEGVVTDSEFKAMVSSYEKICEDAWAKSKTIKTIKYSSWIDSPWPGFFEGRDRLKLCPTGISTDTLKTIGNMFSTPPPPEHKFETHKGILRILAQRTQMVQDKVADWSLGEAFAFGSLLKEGIHVRLSGQDVERGTFSHRHHVLHHQSEDKVVYNSLDHLYPDQAPYSVSNSSLSECAVLGFEHGYSMASPNALVMWEGQFGDFCNTAQCIIDTFIASGETKWVRQSGVVMLLPHSMEGMGPEHSSGRIERFLQMSDDDPDVYPDTCDADFVARQLMNVNWIVTNLSTPANLFHCLRRQVKMGFRKPLINFSPKSLLRHPLARSPFKDFNECSCFQRIIPDKGPAGKQPDCVQKLVFCSGKVYYDLVKERDDHEQVETVALVRVEQVRRLPTRHLFLFMITMIGRILQLCPFPYDLISQQLELYPKAELLWAQEEHKNMGAWSYVQPRFDTALLKNENESRCVSYHGRPPSASPATGNKVQHYNEYKALITSIFGELTPENKKRIEDRIKKQQAKAKADAQSKPSTKPPAAPPKGGSSPPPGKGESGGKKRSDSSPSASIAPTGPAPRKPLISLPSRPPRGGKQRSGSAPAPNLVDEDSAARNREPDASAYDGASPSAWKRSGSAPAPSVVPRASASRSPSRKSPSPSHDGISPSTRQESLSKKKSGSAPAPTPTSRGPFRTAPSNTEFIKRRPAKDYGSRNETQSTPGESELDPTKPQP, from the exons ATGAACCAATGTCGTCTGAGGAGCCTGGCGCGGATCAGGAGGAGCCTGACACTGGGTTTGCGGGGAACTGACCAACACGTCCTCGCCCGTCAAGCCCTCCGCACCATTCAAACGACCTCACAGCGGCGAGGTGTCCATGATCTGGACTCCTTCGCCAATGGATGCAGTGCCGCCTACATCGAGGGACTCTACAACAAGTGGAAGCGCAATCCCAGTTCCGTAGATGAG TCCTGGAACGAGCTCTTCAGCAGCAACGATTGGTCCAGCCCCAAGAGAAGTCCTCTTCAGGTTTCGCACTCCCGGAAGTACAGACGTCCTCCGGTTGAAAGGATAGCTGTGAAGGCTCGGTCGGGCGAAAGGACGGCTTCCGGTGGCGCATCTGCAGCTCCAGCCGCACCTCCCAGCGACTGGAAGAACATTGATGACCACCACGTGATCCAGGCCATCATCCGTGCCTATCAATCGCGCGGTCACTTGGCCGCCGATCTGGATCCCTTGGGTATTGTTGGTCCGAAGAAGCGTACGTCGGTGGATGGCACCCAGCGACATGCCGCCAGGGAGGTGCTCCGCCAGCACTTCTCCTATATATTTA ATGACCTCAATACCGTGTTCAAGTTGCCCTCATCCACAATGATAGGCGGTGATCAGGAATTTCTGTCACTAAA AGAGATCCTGGATCGCTTGGAGCGCATCTATTGCGGCCACATTGGAGTGGAGTACATGCAGATCACGTCGTTGACAAAGACCAACTGGCTTCGCGACCGTTTCGAGAAGCCTGGAGGCCTGGACTTGACCAAGGAGGAAAAGAAGCTCATCCTAGAGCGTCTCACTCGCTCGACGGGATTCGAAAACTTCCTGGCGAAAAAGTTCTCGTCGGAGAAGCGTTTCGGACTGGAGGGATGCGACATTATGATACCCGCTATAAAGGAGGTGGTTGACCGGGCCACGGACCATGGCGTGGAGTCAATTTTAATAG GAATGGCGCATCGAGGGCGCCTCAATGTCCTCGCCAACATCTGTCGCAAGCCCATTTCGGACATCCTGTCTCAGTTCCACGGCTTGCAGGCCACCGATTCCGGATCTGGCGACGTTAAGTACCATCTGGGCGTGTTTCAAGAGCGGCTCAACCGACAGACAAACCGCATGGTGCGCATCACCGTGGTGGCGAATCCCTCTCACTTGGAGCACGTCAACCCGGTGCTCCTGGGTAAGGCCCGAGCGGAGATGTTCCAACGGGGCGACACATGTGGCAGCACGGTGATGCCCATCATTATCCACGGAGATGCCTCCTTTTCCGGTCAGGGCGTGGTCTACGAATCAATGCATCTGTCCGACTTGCCCAACTACACCACCTACGGCACCATTCACATTGTGTCCAACAACCAGGTGGGCTTCACGACAGATCCGCGTTTCTCCCGCTCCTCGCGCTACTGCACGGACGTTGCCAAGGTGGTGAATGCTCCGATACTGCACGTGAATGCGGACGATCCGGAGGCGTGCATCCAGTGCGCTCGCATTGCCATCGACTATCGGACACGATTCAAGAAGGATGTGGTCATCGACATAGTTGGCTACCGACGCAACGGGCACAATGAGGCGGATGAACCCATGTTCACCCAGCCGCTGATGTACCAGCGCATAAAAAAACTGAAGCCATGCCTCCAGCTCTACGCCGATAAGTTGATCAAGGAGGGAGTCGTCACGGATAGCGAGTTCAAGGCAATGGTGTCAAGCTACGAAAAGATCTGCGAGGACGCTTGGGCCAAGTCCAAGACCATCAAGACCATAAAG TATTCCTCTTGGATCGACTCTCCCTGGCCAGGATTCTTCGAGGGTCGCGATCGCCTGAAACTGTGCCCCACTGGCATCAGCACGGACACCCTGAAGACGATTGGCAACATGTTCTCGACTCCTCCGCCGCCGGAGCACAAGTTCGAGACACACAA GGGCATCCTTCGCATACTGGCCCAGCGCACGCAGATGGTGCAGGACAAAGTGGCTGACTGGTCGCTGGGCGAGGCCTTCGCCTTCGGCTCGCTCCTTAAGGAGGGCATCCACGTTCGACTATCCGGCCAAGATGTGGAGCGCGGCACCTTTTCGCACCGGCACCACGTCCTGCACCACCAGTCGGAGGACAAGGTGGTGTACAACTCACTGGACCACCTCTATCCCGACCAGGCGCCCTACTCCGTCTCCAACAGCTCCCTGTCGGAGTGTGCGGTCCTTGGCTTCGAGCACGGCTACTCCATGGCCAGTCCCAATGCTCTGGTCATGTGGGAAGGCCAGTTTGGGGACTTCTGCAACACGGCGCAGTGCATCATCGACACGTTCATAGCCAGCGGCGAAACCAAGTGGGTGCGCCAGTCCGGAGTCGTCATGTTGCTGCCACACAGCATGGAGGGCATGGGCCCGGAGCACTCTTCCGGCCGCATTGAGCGCTTCCTGCAGATGAGCGACGACGATCCGGACGTCTATCCGGATACCTGCGACGCTGACTTTGTGGCTCGCCAGCTAATGAATGTCAACTGGATTGTGACGAATCTCTCCACGCCCGCAAATCTGTTCCACTGCCTGCGCCGCCAGGTGAAGATGGGCTTCCGGAAGCCGCTGATTAACTTCTCGCCCAAGTCACTGCTCCGCCATCCGCTGGCGCGAAGTCCCTTCAAGGACTTCAACGAGTGCAGTTGCTTCCAGCGCATCATTCCCGACAAAGGACCCGCCGGCAAGCAGCCCGACTGCGTCCAGAAGCTGGTCTTCTGCTCGGGAAAGGTCTACTACGATCTCGTCAAGGAGCGCGACGATCACGAGCAGGTGGAGACGGTGGCCCTGGTGAGGGTGGAACAGGTGAGACGCCTCCCAACGCGACACCTCTTCTTGTTCATGATAACCATGATTGGGCGCATCCTCCAGCTCTGTCCCTTCCCCTACGACCTGATCAgccagcagctggagctgTATCCCAAGGCGGAGCTGCTGTGGGCCCAGGAGGAGCACAAGAACATGGGCGCCTGGTCTTACGTGCAGCCGCGTTTCGACACGGCGCTCCTCAAGAACGAAAACGAATC GCGCTGCGTGTCCTATCACGGACGACCGCCCAGCGCCTCGCCAGCGACGGGCAACAAGGTGCAGCACTACAACGAGTACAAGGCCCTGATCACAAGCATCTTCGGAGAGCTGACGCCGGAGAACAAGAAGCGAATCGAGGATCGGATCAAGAAGCAGCAGGCAAAGGCCAAGGCGGATGCGCAATCGAAACCCAGTACTAAGCCACCAGCCGCTCCACCAAAGGGCGGTTCGTCGCCGCCACCAGGTAAGGGCGAATCTGGAGGAAAAAAGAGATCCGATTCGTCTCCATCTGCGTCTATAGCTCCTACAGGTCCAGCACCCCGTAAGCCACTGATCAGTCTGCCAAGTAGACCTCCAAGGGGTGGAAAGCAGCGGTCCGGCTCGGCTCCAGCTCCTAATCTGGTTGATGAAGATTCAGCTGCTCGAAATAGGGAACCAGATGCTTCTGCATATGATGGCGCATCACCGTCAGCTTGGAAGAGATCGGGCTCTGCTCCAGCACCGAGTGTAGTTCCCAGGGCATCGGCCTCCCGCAGTCCGTCTAGAAAGTCACCTTCACCCTCTCACGACGGCATATCTCCTTCTACAAGACAAGAATCCTTAAGCAAAAAGAAATCAGGGTCGGCTCCAGCTCCGACGCCAACTTCTCGTGGACCATTCCGGACTGCGCCCTCCAATACAGAATTCATAAAGCGCAGACCTGCTAAAGATTACGGCAGTAGAAATGAAACCCAAAGCACTCCCGGGGAGTCGGAACTGGACCCAACAAAACCACAGCCCTAG